The following are encoded in a window of Rhodomicrobium lacus genomic DNA:
- a CDS encoding NAD(P)H-dependent glycerol-3-phosphate dehydrogenase, whose protein sequence is MATNTSGEAARLQHIGVIGGGAWGTALAQSACRAGREVTLWAYEFETVAEINDHRTNRVYLPGVALDPRIRATAKAKDVAAADALLFVAPSQFSRAVASEVAPHLRSGTPVVICTKGVENGTNAFMSEVVREVVPGAEIAVLSGPSFAGEVARNLPTALTLACPDETLGAELTAALAHRTFRLYWTDDVTAAQVGGAVKNVLAIAAGIVEGRKFGANAHAAMVTRGFAELVRLGRALGGRFETLTGLSGLGDLILTASSVQSRNMSLGLALGQGRMLSEILGQRKSVSEGVHSAGAVVALAAKHGVEMPICEAVHSIVKGETSVDDAIDALLSRPLRAEVDFPPAS, encoded by the coding sequence ATGGCCACGAACACTTCCGGCGAGGCGGCGCGTTTGCAGCACATCGGCGTCATAGGCGGCGGCGCGTGGGGAACGGCGCTTGCGCAGTCCGCCTGCCGCGCGGGGCGCGAGGTCACGCTCTGGGCTTACGAGTTCGAAACGGTTGCCGAAATCAACGATCACCGCACGAACCGCGTCTATCTGCCGGGCGTGGCGCTCGATCCACGCATACGCGCGACGGCCAAGGCGAAGGACGTCGCGGCGGCTGACGCTCTCCTCTTCGTCGCGCCTTCGCAGTTCTCGCGCGCCGTAGCCAGCGAAGTCGCGCCACACCTTCGAAGCGGCACGCCCGTCGTAATCTGCACCAAGGGCGTGGAGAACGGCACGAACGCGTTCATGAGCGAGGTGGTGCGCGAAGTTGTGCCCGGCGCCGAAATCGCTGTCCTTTCCGGCCCGAGCTTTGCGGGTGAGGTCGCGCGCAATCTGCCCACGGCGCTGACACTGGCCTGCCCGGACGAGACGCTCGGCGCGGAACTCACCGCCGCCCTCGCGCATCGCACCTTCCGCCTCTACTGGACCGACGACGTCACGGCCGCACAGGTTGGCGGCGCGGTGAAGAACGTGCTGGCGATCGCGGCAGGTATCGTTGAGGGTCGGAAGTTCGGCGCGAATGCGCACGCGGCCATGGTCACGCGCGGTTTCGCGGAACTCGTGCGGCTGGGGCGCGCGCTCGGCGGACGCTTCGAAACGCTGACCGGGCTTTCCGGGCTCGGCGATCTCATCCTGACCGCGTCGAGTGTTCAATCGCGCAACATGTCGCTCGGGCTGGCGCTCGGGCAAGGCCGCATGCTTTCCGAAATTCTCGGCCAGCGGAAATCGGTCTCCGAGGGCGTGCATTCGGCGGGCGCCGTGGTCGCGCTGGCGGCGAAGCACGGGGTGGAGATGCCTATCTGCGAGGCCGTGCATAGCATCGTCAAGGGCGAGACGAGCGTGGATGACGCCATCGATGCGCTGCTGTCGCGCCCGCTGCGCGCCGAGGTGGATTTCCCGCCTGCCTCGTAA
- the tsaD gene encoding tRNA (adenosine(37)-N6)-threonylcarbamoyltransferase complex transferase subunit TsaD, which translates to MTVLGIETSCDETAAAIVRRDPFGNGTLLSSIIRSQFNDHEAYGGVVPEIAARAHVQVVDSIVEAALVEAQLDFDDLDGVAATAGPGLIGGVLVGLVTAKAIALVHDLPLAAVNHLEGHALTVGLTEGLRPPYLLLLVSGGHTEFLKVDGLFRYEKLGGTIDDALGEAFDKVAKMLGLGFPGGPAVERTAASGDPYRFDLPRPLAGRTRPDFSFSGLKTAVRQVALTHAPVSRQVAADLCASFQKAAADVVRDRLRAAMTIYEASGLPRRLVVAGGVASNRALRAALLRECEASEYTFHAPPPGLCTDNAAMIAWAGANRIAAGLVDGLDVAARARWPISEVPAPVEAVKELSAAE; encoded by the coding sequence TTGACAGTGCTGGGAATCGAGACGAGTTGCGATGAAACCGCCGCTGCAATAGTCCGGCGCGACCCTTTCGGTAACGGCACACTTCTCTCGTCTATCATACGTTCGCAATTCAACGATCACGAAGCCTATGGCGGCGTCGTGCCGGAAATTGCCGCGCGCGCTCATGTGCAGGTCGTGGACAGCATCGTGGAGGCCGCGCTCGTAGAGGCGCAGCTCGACTTCGACGACCTCGACGGCGTGGCAGCGACGGCGGGGCCGGGGCTGATCGGCGGCGTCCTCGTGGGCCTCGTCACGGCGAAGGCCATCGCGCTCGTTCACGATCTCCCGCTTGCCGCGGTGAACCATCTCGAAGGCCACGCGCTGACGGTCGGCCTCACGGAAGGGCTTCGGCCGCCGTATCTCCTTTTGCTGGTGTCGGGCGGCCATACGGAATTTCTGAAGGTTGACGGTCTCTTTCGATACGAGAAGCTCGGCGGCACCATCGACGACGCTCTCGGCGAGGCTTTCGACAAGGTCGCGAAGATGCTCGGCCTCGGCTTTCCCGGCGGCCCCGCCGTTGAGCGCACGGCGGCCAGCGGCGATCCGTATCGCTTCGATCTGCCGCGACCTCTGGCAGGGCGCACCCGCCCCGACTTCTCGTTTTCCGGCCTCAAGACCGCCGTGCGTCAGGTTGCGCTCACGCACGCGCCTGTGTCGAGGCAGGTTGCGGCCGATCTCTGTGCGTCGTTCCAGAAGGCTGCGGCGGACGTCGTGCGCGACAGGCTTCGCGCGGCCATGACCATCTATGAAGCATCCGGCCTGCCGCGGCGGCTTGTGGTGGCGGGCGGCGTCGCGTCCAACCGCGCGCTGCGAGCTGCGCTTCTCAGAGAGTGTGAAGCTTCTGAATACACGTTTCACGCCCCGCCACCCGGGCTTTGCACCGACAATGCGGCAATGATCGCCTGGGCGGGGGCTAACCGGATCGCAGCCGGCCTCGTAGACGGCCTTGACGTCGCGGCACGCGCGCGCTGGCCAATTTCCGAAGTTCCGGCCCCGGTCGAGGCGGTGAAAGAGCTTTCCGCGGCGGAATGA
- the hemC gene encoding hydroxymethylbilane synthase, giving the protein MKNHSDARQIRIGTRGSALALAQATEVQNRLAAIYGDEVQFERVVIKTTGDKILDKALSLVGGKGLFTKELEEALFADQIDIAVHSMKDVQAFLPDGLEIACNLPREDVRDAFISTKAKSLSDLPEGAVVGTASIRREAFIKNKRPDLKTVLFRGNVQSRLRKLEEGVADATLLASAGLNRLGLSDRITDHIPVEEMLPAPAQGAIGIEIRSDDQVTRELIMALHDEATGYAINAERAFLSELDGSCRTPIAALARYDGHGKISFKGAILTPDGARIYETTREGSANDAAAMGKDAAKELFAVGGKDCFPATE; this is encoded by the coding sequence ATGAAAAATCACTCAGACGCAAGGCAAATTCGCATCGGTACCCGTGGCAGTGCGCTGGCTCTGGCGCAAGCTACGGAAGTACAGAACCGCCTGGCCGCGATCTATGGCGACGAGGTACAATTCGAGCGTGTCGTCATCAAGACGACCGGCGACAAAATCCTCGACAAGGCCTTGTCTTTGGTTGGAGGCAAGGGGCTTTTCACCAAGGAACTTGAAGAGGCGTTGTTTGCGGACCAGATCGACATTGCCGTTCATTCGATGAAGGACGTGCAGGCTTTTCTGCCGGACGGTCTTGAGATCGCCTGCAATCTTCCGCGTGAGGACGTGCGAGACGCGTTCATCTCGACGAAGGCGAAATCTCTCTCCGACTTGCCGGAGGGCGCGGTCGTCGGAACGGCTTCCATTCGCCGCGAAGCCTTCATCAAGAACAAGCGTCCGGATCTGAAGACGGTGCTGTTCCGCGGCAACGTTCAATCGCGGCTGAGGAAGCTCGAAGAGGGCGTTGCCGACGCGACGCTCCTGGCGTCCGCCGGCTTGAACCGTCTCGGTCTCTCCGACCGCATCACCGACCATATCCCCGTTGAAGAAATGCTGCCCGCTCCCGCGCAAGGCGCGATCGGCATCGAAATCCGCTCCGACGATCAGGTGACGCGCGAACTCATCATGGCGCTGCACGACGAAGCGACTGGCTATGCCATCAATGCCGAGCGCGCATTCCTCAGCGAACTCGACGGTTCCTGTCGAACGCCGATTGCGGCGCTCGCCCGCTACGACGGTCACGGCAAGATATCTTTCAAGGGCGCGATCCTTACGCCCGACGGCGCACGCATCTATGAAACCACCCGCGAAGGCAGCGCGAACGACGCGGCAGCGATGGGTAAGGATGCGGCGAAAGAGCTTTTCGCGGTGGGCGGCAAGGACTGTTTCCCCGCCACCGAATGA
- a CDS encoding uroporphyrinogen-III synthase, translating to MRLLVTRAEQDAGPFADELRERGHEPVLQPLIELHALDFDAAALEETDALIVTSGNTLRALEQAGAIGGLARFPIYCVGDATARRARHSGLQKPLAIEDTGEKLAAAIVDAAAPGTRFVHLAGEHLAFDIVGELTRHGMPSRSLAVYAMEAAEAFKPEVADMIERGTLDGVTLLSPRTAEIYVSLCHRHRLAECAKKLAYFCISETVAHRLETLDARRVYISERPNRKALLDLVS from the coding sequence ATGCGTTTGCTGGTAACGAGAGCGGAGCAGGACGCCGGTCCATTCGCCGACGAATTGCGCGAGCGGGGGCATGAGCCCGTGCTTCAGCCGCTCATCGAACTTCACGCGCTCGATTTCGACGCAGCGGCGCTTGAAGAGACCGACGCGCTTATCGTGACGAGCGGCAACACGCTGCGCGCGCTGGAACAGGCGGGCGCAATCGGTGGACTTGCCCGCTTCCCCATATACTGTGTCGGAGATGCTACCGCGCGACGCGCCAGACATAGCGGCCTTCAAAAGCCGCTTGCCATCGAGGACACGGGCGAAAAGCTCGCTGCCGCGATCGTCGATGCGGCTGCGCCGGGCACACGCTTCGTCCACCTGGCGGGAGAACATCTTGCGTTCGATATCGTTGGAGAATTGACACGCCACGGCATGCCGTCGCGGTCGCTGGCCGTCTACGCCATGGAAGCCGCCGAGGCGTTCAAGCCCGAGGTCGCGGACATGATCGAACGGGGCACGCTCGACGGCGTGACGCTGCTCTCTCCGCGCACGGCCGAAATATACGTTTCATTATGTCACAGGCATCGATTGGCTGAATGCGCTAAAAAACTGGCGTATTTTTGCATATCGGAAACTGTGGCGCACCGACTTGAGACGCTCGACGCGCGTCGCGTTTACATATCCGAAAGGCCGAATCGCAAGGCTCTTCTTGACCTTGTAAGTTAG
- a CDS encoding COG4223 family protein, which yields MPEDKKPRPTIIDGEKAQPAAAGADTSPRPKPQIIDQAPQPTSGGGLLKTLTAGVIGGLVGAGAVYFTVAADTTGGTDAEARRQIADLQQRTAQLGEAVRARPQAVAETAAPAVPPVDLTEVNNRLDALENTGKDASASLQSLTQRIEAVEQKPGIEPRKEVVEAAVAAQIAPIGDRITDIERGLGERRADARNAALSLALANFKRAVAEGRPFAEELTAIENLSPEKLPVSALAAYKDKGVPSIAALRTSFEDAARVAIQRHYQKQSPDSVVGQVVARARSAVQVKPSGDGGDTVEAILGRVSSALKAGNAAGALAASDTLPSTAKEEIVAWLEQVKARVAADEAVKNTDQQLIATLTKPQGVQN from the coding sequence ATGCCCGAAGACAAGAAACCGAGACCGACTATCATCGATGGCGAAAAGGCTCAGCCAGCGGCGGCAGGCGCGGACACCTCGCCCCGTCCGAAACCGCAAATCATCGACCAGGCACCGCAACCGACAAGCGGGGGCGGCCTTTTGAAGACGCTGACAGCGGGCGTCATCGGCGGCCTCGTTGGCGCAGGCGCGGTCTATTTCACGGTCGCCGCCGACACGACCGGGGGCACGGACGCGGAAGCGCGCAGGCAGATCGCCGATCTCCAGCAGCGGACGGCGCAGCTTGGCGAGGCCGTACGCGCGCGGCCGCAGGCGGTGGCCGAAACGGCGGCTCCGGCCGTGCCGCCCGTCGATCTTACGGAGGTCAACAACCGTCTCGATGCGCTTGAGAATACCGGCAAGGATGCGAGCGCCTCGCTGCAATCGCTGACGCAGCGAATCGAAGCCGTCGAGCAGAAGCCCGGCATCGAGCCGCGCAAGGAAGTGGTCGAAGCGGCCGTCGCGGCGCAGATCGCCCCAATCGGCGATCGCATCACGGACATCGAACGCGGTCTTGGCGAGCGGCGTGCCGACGCCCGCAATGCCGCCCTTTCGCTTGCTCTTGCAAACTTCAAGCGCGCGGTCGCCGAAGGGCGCCCCTTCGCCGAAGAACTGACGGCCATCGAAAACCTGTCGCCTGAAAAGCTTCCGGTGTCGGCGCTCGCCGCCTACAAGGACAAGGGTGTGCCTTCCATCGCCGCGCTGCGGACGAGTTTCGAGGATGCGGCGCGCGTGGCGATCCAGCGGCACTATCAGAAGCAGTCGCCCGACAGCGTCGTCGGCCAGGTGGTGGCGCGCGCGCGCTCCGCGGTTCAGGTCAAGCCGTCCGGCGATGGTGGCGACACGGTCGAGGCCATCCTCGGGCGGGTTTCGTCCGCGCTGAAGGCGGGAAATGCGGCGGGTGCCCTCGCGGCCTCGGATACGCTTCCTTCTACGGCCAAAGAGGAAATCGTCGCGTGGCTTGAGCAAGTAAAAGCCCGCGTCGCTGCAGACGAGGCCGTGAAGAACACCGATCAGCAGCTTATCGCGACCCTGACGAAACCTCAGGGCGTCCAGAACTGA
- a CDS encoding heme biosynthesis protein HemY: protein MTRLIGYFLLIVLVAVGFAWIADRPGSVTIQWLGYDIQTSVFIGSVALLLAFVIVFLLGWLGLLTWTGPKKFRNRVQRRRQRIGQEAVRRGIFAAGAGDKSAALKADAIARRTVPNEPLALLLQAQSAQLNEDSIASRQAFERMLEKPEMAELGLRGLYMEAKKANQNEAAKQFAERALAANPALSWSSSALFEIQTREGDWRAALKTLQIAKEHRHLAKPEADRRRSLLLTQLAIELEDSQPSKALAYATEAFDLSPTLIPAAVVAGRILTTQGQTSRATKILTQAWRSTQHPEIALTFAHARRGDSPRDRLARVKSLVAAGAQTLEGAVAVAVAAIDAQEWKTARLALEPYLANNPTARVCRLMARIEAGQNRDSGRAREWLAKAARGAPDPVWVASDGTISAEWQPISPTTGALGSFEWKTPPANATPTSEDFAAEISALDVVSLEGESLPDSYAKAKGLSGRSNEPVDVVASPVGKEGADPSKTPPTPANDTATSNALITTPETTVEAEEVTTPVDRFRRR from the coding sequence ATGACCCGCCTCATCGGCTATTTCCTGCTCATCGTCCTTGTCGCCGTCGGGTTTGCCTGGATTGCGGACCGGCCGGGAAGCGTAACCATCCAGTGGCTCGGCTATGACATCCAGACGAGCGTCTTCATCGGCTCGGTAGCGCTGCTGCTGGCCTTCGTCATCGTGTTCCTTCTGGGGTGGCTGGGCCTCCTCACCTGGACCGGACCGAAGAAGTTCCGCAACAGGGTCCAGCGCCGCCGCCAGCGCATCGGTCAGGAAGCCGTGCGACGCGGTATCTTCGCAGCGGGAGCGGGCGACAAGTCCGCCGCGCTCAAGGCGGACGCCATTGCGAGGCGGACCGTGCCGAACGAGCCTCTGGCCCTTCTTCTTCAGGCGCAGTCGGCACAGCTGAACGAGGACTCGATTGCGTCGCGGCAGGCCTTCGAGCGCATGCTGGAAAAGCCGGAAATGGCCGAGCTTGGCCTTCGCGGTCTTTACATGGAGGCGAAGAAAGCGAATCAGAACGAGGCCGCCAAGCAGTTTGCGGAACGGGCGCTCGCCGCCAACCCCGCGCTGTCGTGGTCTTCGAGCGCGCTTTTCGAAATCCAGACCCGCGAAGGCGACTGGCGGGCAGCGCTGAAAACGCTTCAGATCGCAAAGGAACACCGCCATCTCGCCAAGCCCGAAGCCGACAGGCGCCGTTCGCTGCTTCTGACGCAGCTTGCCATCGAGCTTGAAGATTCGCAGCCAAGCAAGGCGCTGGCATACGCCACGGAAGCTTTTGACTTGTCGCCCACGCTGATCCCCGCCGCTGTCGTGGCGGGCCGGATCCTTACCACGCAGGGCCAGACATCGCGCGCCACGAAAATTCTCACGCAAGCCTGGCGCTCGACCCAGCATCCCGAGATCGCGCTCACCTTTGCTCACGCGCGGCGCGGCGATTCGCCCCGTGACCGCCTTGCCCGTGTAAAGTCCCTCGTCGCGGCCGGGGCGCAGACGCTCGAAGGTGCGGTCGCCGTTGCCGTGGCTGCCATCGACGCACAGGAATGGAAGACGGCGAGGCTGGCACTCGAACCCTATCTCGCCAACAATCCGACCGCGCGGGTGTGCCGCCTCATGGCGCGCATCGAGGCCGGTCAGAACCGTGATTCAGGCCGTGCGCGCGAATGGCTTGCAAAAGCGGCGCGCGGCGCTCCGGATCCGGTCTGGGTGGCTTCGGATGGCACCATATCCGCCGAATGGCAGCCGATATCGCCGACGACCGGCGCGCTTGGCAGCTTTGAATGGAAGACCCCGCCCGCCAACGCGACACCAACCTCCGAAGACTTCGCAGCAGAGATTTCAGCCCTGGACGTCGTTTCGCTCGAAGGTGAATCGCTGCCGGACTCCTACGCGAAGGCCAAGGGGTTGTCTGGCCGCTCGAACGAGCCGGTGGACGTCGTCGCCTCTCCTGTGGGCAAGGAGGGGGCCGATCCGTCCAAGACGCCTCCTACGCCCGCTAATGACACGGCAACGTCCAACGCTTTGATCACAACGCCGGAGACGACGGTGGAGGCCGAGGAGGTGACGACGCCGGTCGACCGCTTCCGGCGCCGCTGA
- the soxR gene encoding redox-sensitive transcriptional activator SoxR has protein sequence METDEDIKVTLSVGEVAKRAGVAVSTLHFYESKGLIEGWRTDGNQRRYHRSVLRRVAIIRVAQRAGIPLQVVREALKDFPQDRPPDVEDWKNFSIAWRDMLDERIAALTELREHLINCIGCGCLSLQECPLRNPGDELGHEGAGPRRLASTIGGAESRECQPESE, from the coding sequence ATGGAGACGGACGAAGATATCAAGGTTACGCTCAGCGTCGGCGAGGTCGCCAAACGCGCGGGCGTAGCGGTCTCCACTCTGCATTTCTATGAATCGAAGGGGCTTATCGAGGGGTGGCGCACCGACGGCAACCAGCGGCGTTACCATCGTTCCGTTTTGCGCCGCGTTGCGATCATCCGCGTTGCACAGCGCGCGGGCATTCCGCTCCAGGTCGTCCGCGAAGCGCTGAAGGATTTCCCGCAAGATCGGCCGCCCGACGTCGAAGACTGGAAGAATTTTTCGATCGCTTGGCGAGACATGCTCGACGAACGTATCGCCGCGCTGACCGAACTTCGCGAGCATCTCATAAATTGCATAGGCTGCGGATGTCTTTCGCTCCAGGAATGCCCGCTGCGCAACCCCGGCGACGAACTGGGACATGAGGGCGCTGGCCCGCGCCGGCTTGCTTCCACCATCGGAGGCGCAGAAAGCCGAGAGTGCCAACCCGAGTCAGAATGA
- a CDS encoding efflux RND transporter periplasmic adaptor subunit, translated as MTVEPENLPQELDAIGSLSSVNEVTLAPEVAGRVISIDFEAGAEVAKGAELVRLYDAPERADLETAKAKLEFARLQFDRAQDLAPKGAESRQMLQQRAAELAQAEAAVQLAEARLTQRTIRAPFAGRLGVRRVNLGQYVNAGEPLVSLTALDRLYVNFTVPQQELSKLVNGGKVALRTDAWPGRDFEAHINAIEPMIAAETRNISVQATLANADGALRPGLYVTAKVGLPPRVKAILVPVTAVVTGPSGDTAYVVRNGKAEIVLVETGRRVGAYVVVERGLEAGDVVITTGQLRVQPGAAVTLAATRAKE; from the coding sequence ATGACCGTCGAACCCGAGAACTTGCCTCAGGAGTTGGACGCCATAGGCTCGCTCTCGTCAGTGAACGAAGTGACGCTCGCGCCGGAAGTGGCGGGCCGCGTGATCTCGATCGATTTCGAAGCCGGGGCGGAGGTGGCAAAGGGGGCTGAACTCGTCCGTCTGTACGATGCGCCAGAGCGCGCCGATCTCGAAACGGCGAAGGCAAAACTGGAGTTCGCGCGGCTTCAGTTCGACCGCGCGCAGGACCTCGCACCGAAGGGCGCTGAGTCGCGCCAGATGCTCCAGCAGCGCGCGGCGGAACTCGCGCAGGCCGAAGCGGCGGTGCAACTGGCTGAAGCGCGCCTCACGCAACGCACCATCCGCGCGCCGTTCGCCGGCCGGCTGGGTGTGCGCCGCGTCAACCTCGGACAATATGTGAACGCGGGCGAGCCGCTCGTAAGTTTGACAGCTCTTGATCGGCTGTACGTCAATTTCACGGTTCCGCAGCAGGAACTTTCGAAGCTTGTGAACGGCGGCAAGGTGGCACTGCGGACCGATGCGTGGCCGGGACGAGACTTTGAAGCCCATATCAACGCCATCGAGCCGATGATCGCCGCGGAGACGCGCAATATTTCGGTGCAGGCCACGCTCGCGAACGCGGACGGCGCGCTCCGCCCCGGCCTTTATGTCACCGCGAAAGTGGGCCTGCCGCCGCGCGTCAAGGCAATCCTCGTGCCTGTGACCGCGGTCGTAACAGGTCCGTCCGGCGACACGGCCTATGTGGTCCGCAACGGCAAGGCCGAGATCGTGCTGGTCGAGACGGGACGAAGGGTTGGCGCGTACGTCGTCGTGGAGCGCGGCCTGGAGGCTGGCGACGTTGTCATCACCACGGGGCAACTCCGCGTGCAGCCGGGCGCGGCCGTCACTCTTGCCGCCACCAGGGCGAAGGAATAG